Below is a genomic region from Epinephelus moara isolate mb chromosome 9, YSFRI_EMoa_1.0, whole genome shotgun sequence.
TCATGTAAACGGGATATTTTAAATAACCTCGAaggaatttctccaaatttggcacaaacgttcacttggactgtagatgaactgattggatttcggtggtcaaaggtcaaggtctgtGTGACCTGGCACATTGAGaatcacagtattttttttttacagtatttttttttattattttttagatatatatttatatactggAAGAACAGTACATCAGAGCTGTGTAATGATATGATGGCAATAAAAGGTAACAAAGGGAAAAATAACCATCAGACACAGATTCTGATTCAAAGCATTGTATTTTTATGTCTCAGTATAAGCAGGATCATTAAACTACATACGCTCAAATctttccacttcctcctctcctgcagCTCCGACTTCCCCGACCTGAGGAAACACAACAACTGCATGGCGTCGGCTCTGACTCCGGCCGTCTACGCCAAACTGAGGGACAAGCTCACCCCCAACAACTGGACCCTGGACCAGTGCATCCAAACCGGAGTGGACAACCCTGGACACCCTTTCATCAAGACGGTGGGCTGCGTGGCCGGTGACGAGGAGAGCTACGAGGTaagagaggtcaaaggtcacaagTTGGGACAGCAGATATGATAGTTCGAAGACGATCTGATTTTGAAAGTTTTGACTTGATCTTATGTTTCCTGCAGGTGTTTGCTGAACTCTTCGACCCCGTCATCAAAGACCGCCACAACGGCTACGACCCCAGAACCATGACACACCCGACTGACCTGGACTCCTCCAAGGTGTTTACCCCACCGCTGCCCGACCCCTCCACCTGCTGGTCCTACATGTGTTGAACAATatttctgtcttcctctccagatCACCCATGGCATGTTTGACGAGAACTACGTCCTGTCCTCCCGCGTCCGCACCGGCCGCAGTATCCGTGGTCTGAGCCTCCCCCCAGCCTGTTCGAGGGCGGAGCGCCGCGAGGTGGAGCGGGTGGTGGTGACGGCCCTGGCCGGCCTGAAGGGAGACCTGGCAGGACACTACTACAGCCTGGGAGACATGACGgagaaggagcagcagcagctcatcgATGTGAGTTTGAAGTTGTTCTTTGACACCATCAAACTGTTTATCAAAGCTACaaacctttttcctgttgacctattacgtcacagaccaagcaatggacaaacaagttagctacgttagccagctgctaactgctaccatggtggacaactttacagctctgtacatttggttcgtccaaaaagtcacggctctggatgtagatttctccatgttgttaccttGACCAGGCTGCAAGATCGAAACCATTAATGAGCACAGGGATGAATGTTCACAGTACcataaccgtctcagaaaatattgtggtttcacgGTATTGGGGTCTTACAGAATTTATCTTAATATCAGTCAGGATGACCCTTAAAGGGACGAGAATAAAAGGActattgttggttgaacaaaggTTTTGTttctataattgaaacttgaaatcatttttttaaattcaagtttgagtaaaaagtctcccttttgaaaataactaaaataaagttaaGATTCTCCGTCCAGTACACGGTATGATAACAGTTAATTttaatatcacagtataccttaaAACTGGTACACAGCTGCAACCCTAAATGAGTgtgaattatttttaatatttcttcaTAAATCTTCACTAAGACTGATTTGTGTAAAGATTACTATTAAAACAAAGCTCTTACTGCTTCATACAACATCTCACCATCAGGTCCAGTTCTTCCAAAATATCACATGGCAAGAGAATAATAAGTAAATCATTGCTCATTgatcaggctagctgtttccctttgtttccagtctttatgctaagctaagctaacctgctgCTGGCTCCGGATTTATATGTACCGTACATGAAGGATATGAAAGTGGCATCAATCTTCTGTTTAATCTGCAAGAACGtcaaagtgtatttcccaaagtGTCGATCTGTTGCTTTAAGTCTGAGGAAAtgaccctgatgatgtcactgttgcATCATCAGGGTCAtttcagcttcatatttatGACTGACAGTCTGTATTCAGACCACTTGTTATCTCCAGTCGTGAACCAATCAGTCCTTTAGGTTCACTTTTATTGACCCTCCTGTTCTGATGATTTCACGCTGCGCCACACAAGGATCACTTCCTGTTCGACAAGCCCGTGTCTCCCTTACTCACCTCGGCCTTCATGGCCCGAGACTGGCCCGACTCCAGAGGGATCTGGTAAGAACTGCTGTTAGCAGTGCGAGTAACGAGATGACAAGTCGACCCGCACCCTCTCCTGTCCCAGGTCCCCGACCTCTATCCTCTCCACACAGCTGTTTATTCACTGAGTCGTAGAGTTAACGTCCTCCTGCCTCTGTCTCCTACCTGTCCCtacctccctccacctccctccacctGTAggaccacttcctgtttgacaaGCCCATCTCTCCATTGTTGACATGTGCCTTTATGGCCAGAGACTGGCCGGACGCCAGGGGCATCTGGTAGGGTGTGTTCAGCTCTGCTGCATGTCTGCTGTGTGCAAAGCCAACATCCACACACTGACCCGTGTCACTGATGTACACAGTGGTCgaatgtaactgagtacatttactcaagtacaaattttaaggtatttgtactttacttgagtatttccattttatgcatcTTTATACTTCATACTACTccacatctcagaggtaaaCATTGTATTTCTTTCTATGCTACGCTTCCAAAAATGATTGTTCTCATTGGACACTAACACATGAAGAATATGGGTCAGGTTAATAAAAATCAAAGTTACCCATTAAGCTAAATAAGAGAggggttttgaatgcaggacttgtagtggagtattttcccAGTGTgtatcagtacttttacttcagtaaagaaTCTGAACACTTCTCCCACTGCTGGATATATTTAATATGTCTCTCCACATCCTGTGAAGCCCAACTGAACACTTCAGTTATTGCTCTGATTGTGACGCATGTTGGTGGGAAAATACCAACAggaagtgtgttttgttttccattttgtttgtgtttacaaacGCATGTGTCTCTGACATATTATTAATTCTGCTCAGAGCGGCAGCATGAATATTAAAGTGTCTGTGGAATCAGGTCCTTTATGAACCATGAGTCATCCCAGGTAATGAAAAGAGTGTTTCACCTGGAGAGCTCTTTGTTTAGTGTCTCTGTGGCTGCTTCTCTTCAGGCACAACAATGAGAAGACCTTCCTGATCTGGGTGAACGAGGAGGACCACACCAGAGTCATCTCCATGGAGAAGGGAGGCAACATGAAGAGAGTGTTTGAGCGATTCTGCCGAGGACTCAAACAGGTACGGAGGAGTCTGTGGAGTTATCACACACATGATGCAGAGACAGAGCGGTGTGATGTTCACAGAGACAGTAGTCACAGCTTTTAACTGTTCAGTCCATCATGTTGGTCCAGACGGGTTTATCTCAACGGCTATGAAATTTTCtgcattcatgttccccagaggataaatcctactgactttggtgatcccccgACTTTCCCTTTAGCGCCACCTTGAGGTTAACTTTGGTGTTTGTAGTCAAATATTTCCACAGCAATTGGATGAATCGcctcatcatcaggtcaaaatctGAATTTGTTCAACGCTTTGGTTTATGATCAAATAGCTACAAAACTAACGGCATTCCAGTGTAAATTTTGACAGCACTTTTAGATCTGGTCTGAGTCTTGAGACGAAAATACTAATTAGTTCAAgtcacatttattcattttatcctTCATAGGTTTGTCGACAAAGATTCAAAATAGGTTTGTTGACAAAAATTCTAAACATTTTAGTcgactaaaattaaaaaaaactgtagtgGATGGAAATTCAGAATGTTTTAGTTGACAAAAACTCAAAACTTTTTAGTAGAGGAAAATTCAAAATATGTTTGTCGATGAAAATTCAgaacattttagttgatgaaaattCAGAACGTTTTAGTTCatgaaaattcaaaaatattttagtcTCTGAAAACTCAATGTTTTAGCCAACAAAAACTCAAACATCTTTAGTGGAGGAAAATTCAAAATATGTTTGTCAGTGGAAATTCAGAACATTTTAGTTGACAATAATTTTAAACTtcttggaagaaaaaaaatctaaacattttagttgatgaaaatttaaaaaatttaatggacgaaaattcaaaatgttttagttcatgaaaattcaaaatattttatttgacaaaaattcaaaatatttcagtctataattttcaaaatgttttagttgacaaaaatTCTAAACATTTTAATTGACGAAAATTCTAAAATTTTCAATGGgcgaaaattcaaaatgttttagtcgCCAAAAAATGTAAAGCATTTCTGTCaatgaaaattcaaaaaaaaaattgtggatgAAAATTCAAGACgttttagtcaacaaaaattctaaatattttatttgacaaaaattcaaaatatttcaGTTGATAAAAGTTCTAAACATTTTAGTGGTcgaaaattcaaaatatttatgtgaaacataaaatgtttttttgtccattactctgcgtcatatctcaggaacagaaggggagacatttggtcagatactgaattggtgactctaatcttgaaactgtgctgattgtatagatcttctgtgagtgaagcatccatgttttcactgacatggatggagactgtcagagacactggactggtgggcggagtcagtAATTTTAGTTCATTGGAGAAATTCAAATTACTGCTGGCTGTCCTGCAGGTGGAGCACCTGATCCAGGAGAGAGGCTGGGAGTTCATGTGGAACGAGCGTCTGGGCTACATCCTCACATGTCCCTCCAACCTGGGCACCGGCCTGCGGGCGGGCGTGCACGTGCGCCTGCCAAAACTCAgccaggtaacacacacacactcactataACAGATACAACACAGATAAAACTACAGTGACCAGCTATTTAAGAAAAGTACtgagactttttattttaaattaaattgtgtttttaaagattaacgtcttcagtaggaaccaatCGGCTCcgagctgagagccacagacaggaagtcagacagtaTTGAGAGACAGACTCTTTTCAAGAGTTTTTTGATACAGATAAAATACAGAATACCCTTTATTGTCCATCTCCTcaggatgtttgtgtgtttgcaaggTCAAGATTAAACTTTAAATCTCATCTTTCGCCCAAATACTTTACAGCATCAGTCGATATTACCTTCTGCATATGTGCTCTTGGATGTCAGTGAGATTTTACTGTGAGTTACAACAAGTTCCGCATGATTGAAATCACTCTGCAGGACCCACGCTTCTCCAAAATCCTCGACAACCTGCGGCTGCAGAAAAGAGGCACAGGTGGCGTGGACACGGCTGCTACTGGAGACACCTTCGACATTTCCAACAACGACCGTCTGGGCAAATCTGAGGTGAGCATCAGACGGTTATATCACCTTAATTCAATGCATACTGTGGGGCACACTGGAAGCCGTCAGCCATCAAAGTTTACGACATCTCAGACTCATAAGAAGCTGATATTTGTTGCAGAGATAACCTGTGATGTGTCTGTCTTCAGGTGGAGCTGGTCCAGCTGCTGGTCGATGGGGTCAACTACCTGATTGAGTGTGAGAAGAAGCTGGAGAAAGGACAGGACATCAAAGTCCCGTCTCCCATTGCTCAGTTCAGGAAGTAAAAGCTGGTCTCATCGTGACATCAGTGTCAGCAGGAGGGCGGCTCTGCACTCGGCGCCACCTCCCAAACCTCAGAACGACGTCTGACCACTGCTACAGAGGAGGCGCTCTCTTTAATCCTCTGAACCATTGCAAATCTTTAGGGAAACCTAATCTTAGACATGAACTGCAGTTAGGGGAAAATTCTACCTCACGTTTAAGGTCGTCACTGTAACCCTGACTTCAATAAAGCCGACAGTGTTTAACACTTTGACTCTGCTGCCTTTTCTTTGATTCAACTACGGTGGCCCTGAGAGCTCAATCCGCTgcaaattaaaggtccagtgtgtcagatttagtggcgtctagtggtgaggattgcagattgcaaccaggtgAAACTTCTCGTGGTTAgaattgttcaggaggtttttaccaggagctgaattatccgcagaggtctcttctctccaaaacaaacagaccagctgatttgaaccagtaaaaacactgaataaaacagtttcatgttacaaatcagtgttttctaaGTGTTCAGCTTGTCAGACATTTAGCCTAGAGCCTtctatgtgtgctcacctttttcccTGATAACTTAAGAACCAGGGGGCGTATTCACAAATGTTCTGAGATCACTCTCaaagagctcctaacttagcctgaAAACTTTTaacctcctctgttaaatggtatctcccaggcgcactacgtcatcagaccatgtgatgtttggtattgccggattcaggaagctctcgacttttcaaaaataacatcgtttttcttttatttattatgtatttcacaccagagcagcctaaacacacaaagtccaaaatcacaatgagtggtgacaagtcatgtcatgacgtttttcgaggggaaaagttaaaggattactcgcgatcttatgcagagctgttagcggggacttagctgttttataaaaggtaagagtctcactcctaccactatttttggctgagatataccgtctagaatGTAGGATCATAAccttcacgtttcatatggctttatttggtgatattttatggtgtttctgtgtcataaacaacatcagctatcataatcacacctgatttcaataaggtacaatgtttgaagctggctgagtgttgtttgatcactgatagtactgttttgaagcagagtgacccacttgtcatttggagctccgcctggatcttttcatggtaaaaacactgtagaatggtcatactttgagcagtcttcttcaaatttgaaacaagtgttcattgatagtgtgcctacagccccacagtgtcatttacctgctcagatgaagccacagacagttattcatcctgaaacacattttttattttattttaggcaaaatcttcaactttttactgacttcagaggcccattactctgtctctgtatcacctagagtgtttctgacactttcacaagaaacttcagggagttttctttctggcaagacctcatgcatgcatgtagtcagagcggttcagaagctacagtcattttaatttgggtatgtcattttaggcgttttcactacaaaatgggggtggagtgcaagacGAGTCCTAGGCTAGAAGTGATATAGAACAGTTCTCTGAgcgaggaagggacagaaacttacTATTGTtaggtatgatgcattcttttaacaggtgtgattggttgtcacagacacgcccTTTTGTGAATCTGTAAGGTGtgaggacacccagtggaaatgagatgaactgctgacttttaaagtgttgtcattgttggtgTGATCACTCtactgatggaaggttgagacagactcaagtcgtcactgatgtgtttttccagtttttcaagTATCTTTAGGTGTGAGATGTGTCCATATCCCTAAAGAGACTGACCACAAACATTATTTCTGCGCGATCTcgtctgtagcatttcatttactctcTGTCACTGAGATGTTTAGAGAATATTTCTCCGACCTCCAGTCTAgacccagtgtttggtttgtccgtccTGAGCCACTGTAGAATAGGGTGGAAGCGATATACTGGTTTTAGGGTATACTATGATATTTGCTAGTCTACGAAAAAAATGTTACTGGGCAGAGTATCTCCCCTTTATTCTaaactttatatttattaatttttacaattatttaattaacaaaactttaatatttgaaggcaaactgtaaaactaacaTTTTGTCAAGAATATTGtaatcacaaaaataccctggaatatcgtgatattattcTACGGCCATATTGCCAGACCctactttttacacaaacttccactgacaaaatggtttcagttaaagtaatgaaaagtttgttcaaccaacaatagcCCTTCagtttttattcctttaaggcTCATTCTGACCGATAATATAAAATCTGTTATACcatgaaaccacaatatttaCAGTGACAGTTATCGTACCGGGAAAATCTCtacagtagaaacatggcggtgcaacatggtgatctctgtagacgagggcCTGctaacgattcttattttcaggtgattatatactGAGGAAAATATACTTATATTCCATTTATGTCAGTATATCCCTCTGAATCatgcactggacctttaattattAATCTGACATTAGCATGAGGGGGCCCAGTGTCACTTTAATATTCCAGGTggctacaaacacaaacaggaagtgaagaaaaatcttttaataaacacaacagtacagaTTTAAGCATCCATCGCAGACCTTTATTCATTAGTGACCCTCTGCCCTCCACCTGCAGATATCACCCTCAGTCGGCTGGTGCTCCGTTAGCTATCAGAGAATATTAAGATCCTAATTACAGCGTGTTTAAGATGGAGAGAAGCTGATCACAGCCGCACTGCAGGTTGGAAACTATATTTTAATGCTTGAATCAATCAGTGCTTTGTAGAGCTTGttctcattttgaaaatgttgtcagTGTTGTGATGAGAGAGACGAGCAGGAGGTGGTGACAGAGTCAAACAgagagcagctgagcagcttgTGATTTAAAAGCCACTTTGGCAGAacgtgttaaaataaaaaaataaaccgTGGGACTGTTTCTGACACCTGCGTGAAAAACAATGATGCTCACTGACACTATGCACGTTCCTGGGAGG
It encodes:
- the ckmt2a gene encoding creatine kinase, mitochondrial 2a (sarcomeric), whose amino-acid sequence is MASSFTRLISGRNTAVLLASLGAGTMATGYLLSENGSLAADVKTKLYPPSSDFPDLRKHNNCMASALTPAVYAKLRDKLTPNNWTLDQCIQTGVDNPGHPFIKTVGCVAGDEESYEVFAELFDPVIKDRHNGYDPRTMTHPTDLDSSKITHGMFDENYVLSSRVRTGRSIRGLSLPPACSRAERREVERVVVTALAGLKGDLAGHYYSLGDMTEKEQQQLIDDHFLFDKPVSPLLTSAFMARDWPDSRGIWHNNEKTFLIWVNEEDHTRVISMEKGGNMKRVFERFCRGLKQVEHLIQERGWEFMWNERLGYILTCPSNLGTGLRAGVHVRLPKLSQDPRFSKILDNLRLQKRGTGGVDTAATGDTFDISNNDRLGKSEVELVQLLVDGVNYLIECEKKLEKGQDIKVPSPIAQFRK